A stretch of DNA from Carya illinoinensis cultivar Pawnee chromosome 12, C.illinoinensisPawnee_v1, whole genome shotgun sequence:
TAATGCAGTCTAACAACTAACGGGCCAAGCCAGCTGTTTCATGCTTATACATGTCCACATAATCACAGTCGTGATCATCTGTGATCTGTGGATGGAACATAGTAACGATGCAgaaacttcctttttttttaaatgacatatttgaaataaacCATCAAATGAATGAGGTAAACGAAAGGgtttgttaaaagaaaaaactaaattatgATAATCGCTGTTATCCAACTAGTGGAACAAGTAACCTcaagtaatattttcaaattaataagTTTTAGGTATACACACACATCTTATACAGGAAAATTTATACACCAACGTGACTTAATGCAATATATTAAATCTgctttacaattaaaaaaaaaaaattgtaaaatctgATGAATTGTAAAATTTCTGTATAAACCAAGCATTTCTCTTCcaaatttatttgtaaaaaataatgatttatttttctaagtgatggaaaatcaaagaaacTGGACGTTCGACCTCCACGAACTACTTTGAAAATGTTTCTCAATGATTTTATTCAGGACTGAATCAGTATTTATAGTTAGTTATACAGACTCCATAAACAGATTCCTACTCCGAAGCCCATCTAAGGCTCTATACGAAGCTTGAGCACTGTTGGCATTCAACACACATGGCAACAAAGTCAGCTTCCCCACTAGAAAGATACACACCTTAATCCCGACCATCCACTTGTACAGAAAGCAATAATCAGCATGACAACATCCAACTCAAATCATATCCTAGAAGCATTTTCTAGACATAGATTTGATATGTCAGATAAACACTAAACAGAACAAGCATTACAAGCTAAAAAGACTACAACCAACCCGCATGTCATGCAAGTAAGCCAACTTCTTATATTGCCCCTAAAaaaagacagcttttcttctgCATTTAAAGATGAGCAAATGCCAGCTTTACTACTCTAGTTACTGAATGTTACTGCCACCTTGTTGAGCCCTTGACTCTAAGAAAAGCCTTACTGTTGAGTAGATAAGGGATGGTTCTGCCATCGCACCATTGCCATAGTCCCCACAAGCCAGCCTCTTTGTGACAGGTGGGATGAGAGAAATCCCAAGCTCGTCAATTGACATGAGATGTCGCTCTGTAAAAGGATTGTTCCACATCAACGTGTTCATGGAAGGTGCGACAAAGAATGGCTTGCTGTAATCCCATGCCCGCACAATGCATGTCAATAGATTGTCACACAATCCCCCAGCGATCTGCAATAAGGCCATAGCATTCTTATAACATATTGTATTGAAATTACGATTGTTCAACTCATGTGACAACATGATACAAAAACATGCATGCacagagaggaaagaaaagcCCATAGCATCCGCAGGGTGTTTAATGGGGATGCCTTCAAGACTCGTATTATCTACCGCATCAATATACATGCACACATATGCACAAGTGTGGTTGCATGGGTACAATCATCATTAGACCATACCCAATCACAATCACACTCACAAGTATCTCCCCTTTTTTCCATGAAAACAGGAGACTCACACAAATTCACAACATGATTCATTTCTAGAAAATAATTGCCTTGCACTCTTCATTCTCACTTTTATGGGCTTACAGCGAGGATGTTCATATACCAATTCATTAGGTTGTTTTTTGAACTCAGAGGTTAGACATTCAATAGACATAATAGTAGCATAATACTTTTGTATTTAGCCTATGCAATTTGGGCCGTTTCCAATAACACAAACTTACTGGTATCGTCTTGTTCCTGATTGGTAAAATTTCAAAGTAAGAGTGACAGTTCCTCCAAAATTGCATCAAGATTACCTTGCCGAGTGTGTTGGCTGACAATGGAGCAATGACCATAATATCAGCCCATCGACGCAGCTCAATGTGAAGCACGCTATCACCAATTTTCTTCCAACTTGACCATTCATCCTCATCAGTATAAAGAACTACATCCTTGGGTAGTGACACCCTATCTATGAAATGTAAAGATGCTTGAGTGGCAACAGCTTTTACTTCAGCCCATTCTGAAAAACAATGGCAGAGATTTGAAAACTTTATGGCTGCCACACTTCCACTTGCAGCAAGAAGAATCCGTGGTTTCCTGGGAGTACCATTAACTTGAATTGGATCCCTCTCTACATTCACAGGTTCTGAGCTTGCCATAACCTATATAAGAATGCCAACAGTattattatcgaagatttgcaCAACATAACCATCACATATGCCCACAAGCAGATCAACTCATTAAAAACCTTTAAACTTGAATTGATAATAGCTTTTGAGCATCAAAATTTGCAAAAGTAACTAACAATACATTACAAAAACGTTCTCTATAATTTAGAGACAAAATTCAAAGTCAGGTAACTGTGGCATTCACATTGCCAAAATTTTGTACTGGCCATGCACGGATCAATTGAATGTGAAGTGCAACCAAATTTTGTGCACTTGTCTGCAGGCAGGTGTGCACATTTCAACTGCTTTGATAATGCAAGAAACAAGATGTAACATCCCATTTCATTGCTCTATGTAAAATGAACACTCTTTAGAGCAAAAATACCCAGTCGGAGAAAACTTAGGTTTTAGACTCACTGATTTTGCTGAAAGAAGCTCTAACTGgatttatgaaattaaaatatcgTTGCACCAATAGGAGCTATGGTTGCAAGGTAATAAGATGTATAGCTTAAATCATAAGATGATTTGCACATATGAGAAATCCAGAACAGCTTCAGATTTTGAAAGCAGCTCTAACcagaacaaatgaaattgaaccATTGTTGCTCCATTAGGAGCTATATTTGCAAGTTTCTAAGGATGTATAATTTACCAAATAACTATTTGCACATATGAAAAGTCAGGAACAGcttcatattttgaaataaaacgAAAAGGCATAAAGCAAGCTATTTGAAATTGAAGCAATCACATATGAAACTACATATGATTGTGCCTGCAACAAAATAAGTATTAAGTGCATATAATTGACGGAATTGTGCAGTCACAAAcaaaaaccagaaaaaaaaaaaaaaaaaaaaaaagagataagagagagagaaagaaaataggGGACAAGAACATAACATCAAAGGTGCATGTTATGATACAAGATAGATGACTCACAAtcttacaagaaaataaataaataaataaagggagACGTATCTAAGCTACTTGTAGTTGACACATGAATCCATCTTTCCTACTCCATTATCTTAAGCCCTCCCATTATCTTGAGCCCCAATTAAGGAGAACCAGTGCTGACCAAGATAAAGGTGAAATAATAAATTCTTGGCTTCACATAGATCCAAGGCTAAAGTCTTGAAGAATCATCAGCCCCCCAATACAAGTGATACTTCCCATATAAGAAATGTAAAGTTTCAAGGTGGGGGACAAAAGAAACGCAGAAAATTAGAATGAGAAAGACAACTCATAAAAGGCGGGGATAAGACAAATTCATACATCAAGCACACAAACCTAGAGAGTGGGTAGGAGACGGAGATTTATAGATAATAGGATCTATGTTTTTGTAGCTCTAAATGGGCCAAATCACTCTAATATTCACATGAAAGCAATATGATGCTATTGATAGAAAAAGAAGCCAAGATAATAAGTAAATCTGAATTGGAGAGGAACATATCTTCGGATCAAATTAAGAAGCCCAAGCATATCTATAAATTCAGCTTTATAGGGTATGACAGATCAGTCCTCATGTATAAAGAGGTAACAAGATATGATATTGCAATGTCTTGCAAGTTTGGTTCAAGGACCACCATCAAGCATAAAAGAACAATTTGAAGTCCCAGATATTGTAAGCAAGTTTACAAATAGATCTATCATTAAGCTGGTTATTAACACAACACTGACATGCTTCCCAAACCAATTATCATTACAGCTATAAAATAAAGAGGGCTGCTAGAGATACAAATGATCCCACAAACTGTTGCGGTACTGTGCCACGTTagttaaaagtgttttttttttttttttttttttcccgctCCATCCTTTTCCCGTGCCCCGCGTCCCCTCTGTTTCCCAACAGAACAGAGCCCCTCCCCATAGGCGCTGGGTCAACACAGCCCCTGCACGGCCCTGGGTTCCCCAGGTACATCTCTCAGTCCATTGATGCCACTCATGTGGGTACCAACAAGATCGATGTTGACGGTAACTGATTGTACATTGATGCCGCTTATTTGCAAACTAATTTACTGAGTACCGACCAACaagatcgagagagagagagagagagagagagagagatacctcGCGGTACGGAAGATGGCCCGGCGACGTCGGTGTCAAAGGGAGggtctttttgtgtttttggggGGGGATCTCTGGGGTTAGGGGAGGGGGTTTGAAAGTTGAGTCCTTCTAGGGTGGTATTTTTCTTCCAAACTCAACAAGGAAAAGGACTAAAAACGCACCTTATACTATAATTCTCAAGGAACCGTTTTCAAACTCGATTTGCTTCCTCCAAGCTTCAAGCCCCCGCTGCAGTAACCCTCCCTGTGCCTCTGTTTCGGCAATTTCAATTTCTCTCTCGTCACTTCACTTCACTTCACAGACACATGTGGTCGGGTCCAGCTAGATACTTG
This window harbors:
- the LOC122290301 gene encoding phosphopantothenoylcysteine decarboxylase-like, giving the protein MASSEPVNVERDPIQVNGTPRKPRILLAASGSVAAIKFSNLCHCFSEWAEVKAVATQASLHFIDRVSLPKDVVLYTDEDEWSSWKKIGDSVLHIELRRWADIMVIAPLSANTLGKIAGGLCDNLLTCIVRAWDYSKPFFVAPSMNTLMWNNPFTERHLMSIDELGISLIPPVTKRLACGDYGNGAMAEPSLIYSTVRLFLESRAQQGGSNIQ